A genome region from Maniola jurtina chromosome 22, ilManJurt1.1, whole genome shotgun sequence includes the following:
- the LOC123876611 gene encoding uncharacterized protein LOC123876611 yields MSPERETQETEDVLESIDELKERLSSMKKMMEERKATGSGTKDLFQGQARSLHGTNMIDGNFLSFVFGGSLFVILSVSVYAFYNLYHAVLKKFPSPHTEL; encoded by the exons ATGAGTCCGGAACGGGAAACTCAAG agacAGAAGACGTCTTAGAATCCATAGATGAGTTAAAAGAACGACTATCCTCCATGAAAAAAATGATGGAGGAGCGAAAAGCCACCGGTTCAGGCACCAAGGACCTCTTCCAAGGGCAAGCGAGGAGTCTACATGGAACTAATATGATAGATGGGAACTTCTTATCATTTGTCTTTGGCGGTTCCCTATTCGTTATCCTAAGTGTGTCTGTTTATGCCTTCTATAATCTATATCATGCTGTACTGAAGAAATTCCCTTCGCCACACACGGAATTGTAA